The following is a genomic window from Bacteroidia bacterium.
TCGGCTTCAAACGCGTCTTTGATACGAATTTCAGTGCGGACCTTACGATCATAGAAGAAGCGACGGAACTGCTGTCGCGCCTGAACAACGGCGGGTCGACTCCGATGCTGACCTCCTGCAGCCCCGGCTGGGTGAAGTTCATCGAACATTACTATCCCGATTTGCTCGGCAACCTCTCTACCTGCAAATCGCCGCATGAGATGCAGGGTGCTCTGTTGAAAACCTACTATGCTCAAAAAATCGGAGTCGACCCGTCGCGTATGTTCGTGGTGTCGGTCATGCCCTGCACCGCGAAAAAATACGAGGCACAGCGTCCCGAACTCGGCAACGAGTATCCCGATGTGGACGCCGTCATCACCACACGCGAACTGGCCCGCATGATACGCGTGGCCGGTATCGATTTTCACAAGCTGCCCAACGAGGGCTTCGACGATCCGCTCGGCGAGTCCACGGGCGCGGGCGCCATTTTCGGCGCGGCGGGCGGCGTCATGGAAGCGGCCCTACGGACAGCGCATTATTATATCACCGGCAACGACATGAAGTCGCTGACCTTCGCACCCGTGCGCGGACTGGATGGTGTGAAACAGGCCGATGTGACCATCGGCGACGTATCCATAAAAGTGGCGGCGGTGAGCGGTTTGCACAACATCAAGCCGATTCTCGACGACATACGCGCGGGCAAATCGCCCTTCCATTTCATCGAAGTGATGGCCTGCCCGGGCGGTTGCGTCAACGGCGGCGGACAGCCGCAACCCGCGACGCCGGAGAAGCTGCTCAAGCGCACCGAAAGCATTTATCAGATCGATCGCGAATCCCCGCGGCGCAACAGTCACCGCAACGAGTCCGTGCAGAAGCTGTACGCCGAGTTTCTCGGCGAACCCAACGGCCACCTGGCCCATGAACTGCTGCACACGCATTACGTGGAGCGCGACGATTTCTAGCAAAGAATTGACATCCTCCTCTCTCCAAGGCAACCCCGTGGGAAGCAACGCCCCCGGGGGGGCTGATCCGGAAGGGGGAGGATGGAACGGCAAAACCCCGACACACGATTTTGAAACTGAAGGAATACAGGTAGTCATCATGCAGAAAATCATGCTCGTCGACGACGACGTGGACATCATCGAAACCTACAAACCCGTACTCGAGGCGGCCGGTTACGAAGTGCGCTACGCGCATGACAGTCAGGCGGGCTTCCGATTGTTCAAGGACTTCCATCCCGACGCCGCGGTGATCGATCTCGCGATGGAGCATTTCGACGCCGGTTTCGCGCTGTGCAAGCGCATCAAGGACACTCCCGAAGGCGAGCACATGCCCGTCATCATCATGACATCCGCCGGACACGACACCGGTATTCGTCTCTCCACGCAGAGCGAAGAAGAAAAGCAGTGGATCAAAGCGGACCATTATCTCGACAAACCCGTACCGCCGCAGGATCTCGTGCAATTCCTGCACGACAGAGTTCTGAAAGCGGTCGGATAGCGCAGCAATTTCCTTTTCGGATTGCCCCCCTCATGTAGAGACGTTGCATGCAACGTCTCTACATGAGGGGGGTGGGCTTGAATGCCCTAAAGAGTCCGGCGCCAGGCTATTTCCCGCCCTTCTCCGCAGCGCTCTCCCTGCACGCATACTCGCGCAGGTAGCGTCCCAGACGGGTGTTCTCGATACCGGGGATGGCGAGGGCGCGTTCGCAGATGTCAGGAGGCGATTTGACCATAAGACCGATGGTCATATCCCAGACGTACACCGATTGAACTTCATCCGGCCAGGCTGCGAAATGTCGCAGCAGGCGCTCGATATATTCGACGCGATTTTCATACAACCTGCCCTGCTTCATTGCAATCTCTCTACCAACACTACTGAGGATGTGCGAGTAATAATATCCAATGACGCCGTTTCTATACGGTGTCTCATTCTGGCCGTTCATCAAATCTTGGAATTCCGCTGGTAATTCATATTCTTCGCTACGGGATCTTCTCCGCTCACGAACGAGTTGTTCGGCAGCACGAAGTTTATTTCCAGTTGTGCCGCCTTCTGGAAGTGCATTCACATGTATCAATGCGCGAAGCGGCAGTTCATACTCTGCGCCGGAGTCCGTCGTGATGATCATGTCGAAACGGAGATACCAGTCACCGGGTGGTATCAGGCCACTGTTACCGGTGTCGGCGTCGTAGAGCAGCAGATCTACTCTGCGCGTGATGTAATACACGCTATTAGAACCGATGCGCATTGGACCTTGCCCCGTTTCGAGAAGGGTGAAAATATCTCCGCTCTCTTTGTTCATGACACTGAGAAAACGGTCGCTTCCTCTGACCGGGACGAAGCGCAGGTTCATTTTCTCCTCAGTCGGATTTTCGATGCGCAGCACTACCAGCGCCCTGTCATCCTGAATATAGTTGTATTTATCAGCTTCTATGGTACAATGTAGGGGCTGCGCTGTGAGCGGCTGTGCCACGAAGGTCTGCAGGAAGCTCAATGCTATCGTGGTCAGCAGGAAGTGAATGCACTGCAGGTGTTCAGCGGTTTTCATTGTTGAATCTCCTATTGGCGATGGCTGCAGTCTCTTCGTGGTGCAATGCTCACAGTGAAACACCCACGGGGTCACTTCCTGGGCGGAGAAAAAAGTTCAAGGAAATTTTCGTCACGCTGTAAAGTATCCTTTTTGGTCAATCGGACAAAGTCCCCCGCATCTTCATTTGGAAACAGCCGCCACCCTCCGGCGGGAATTGCTCAGCCCTGTCGCGACGAGAGTCGCCAGGCATGCATCCCGCGTTTGTGAGCACTTCCACTGAACGCATTTGTCCATCACAGGATTATCGAGTATGTTTCATTGCTGAATGGGCGACGGACGTAGTCACGACCGCCGTCGCCGCGCGTAAAATGTGCGCACCCTCCGCACCTCCCGCCGACTGGCGACCACCGTACCTTTCGCTGTTCTACCCGGATGCGCAAGCGCCCGTGCCATCCATTAGCGCCGGAGAGCGTTATTCATGCCCCTGCTCATTCTTTACGTATCGCCCGGACCCCAGCGTGAGCAACTGCTGCGCGCCATCAGCGGTGCCGCCGTGCCGGTATCCGTTGTCGAAGGGAGCGCGTTTTCTCCCGAGGGCATGAACGATACCGGAGAAGCGCGCTTCGCTGTCGTGCCATGGCGGGTGGATTCGGGTTGGGAGCTTTCCGATGACACCTTGCGGGCCCTGCGCGATGCGGTGGTGCCTCTGATCGCGCTGGTGGAAGATCAGGACGAGGAAGAGGCCTGCCTGCACCTGGGGCACAGCGTGCACGACATCGTGAGCGCTTCGCGGC
Proteins encoded in this region:
- a CDS encoding response regulator; translation: MQKIMLVDDDVDIIETYKPVLEAAGYEVRYAHDSQAGFRLFKDFHPDAAVIDLAMEHFDAGFALCKRIKDTPEGEHMPVIIMTSAGHDTGIRLSTQSEEEKQWIKADHYLDKPVPPQDLVQFLHDRVLKAVG
- a CDS encoding NADH-dependent [FeFe] hydrogenase, group A6 codes for the protein MNITINGHNCWAKPGETILDVSRREGINIPTLCHLREYSPTGSCRICTVEVEGSGALVPACAFPVSENMEVRTNSPRVRRARKTLIELLVANHPQDCLFCVRSGNCELQSLTQEYGVRTIRYSGERRRARIDIASPAIERDPEKCILCGRCVRICHETQQVGAIDFVHRGFKSSVAPALERSLNTVPCVDCGQCVVNCPVGALTEKSHQKIVWEAINNPDMYVVVQVAPAIRVALGEEFGTEPGTVVTGKTVAALRRLGFKRVFDTNFSADLTIIEEATELLSRLNNGGSTPMLTSCSPGWVKFIEHYYPDLLGNLSTCKSPHEMQGALLKTYYAQKIGVDPSRMFVVSVMPCTAKKYEAQRPELGNEYPDVDAVITTRELARMIRVAGIDFHKLPNEGFDDPLGESTGAGAIFGAAGGVMEAALRTAHYYITGNDMKSLTFAPVRGLDGVKQADVTIGDVSIKVAAVSGLHNIKPILDDIRAGKSPFHFIEVMACPGGCVNGGGQPQPATPEKLLKRTESIYQIDRESPRRNSHRNESVQKLYAEFLGEPNGHLAHELLHTHYVERDDF